One part of the Anaeromyxobacter sp. Fw109-5 genome encodes these proteins:
- the hemL gene encoding glutamate-1-semialdehyde 2,1-aminomutase has translation MKTELSEKLFAKAQTLFPGGVNSPVRAFRGVGGTPRFIARGKGSHLFDVDGNDYVDYVLSWGPMIVGHAHPEVMREVQDAMKEGASFGAPSPREITLAELVRERMPWIEKMRFCSSGTEATTAAIRVARGFTSRDDILKFEGCYHGAGDPLLVKAGSGVETLGLPDSPGVPADLAKHTLTLPYNDLAAVERLFAERGGSIACVIIEPVVGNMGVLVPKDGYLQGLLALCRKHGALFIVDEVMTGFRVSSGGACGLFGVRPDLVTFGKVIGGGLPVGAFGGRADVMDRVAPAGPIYQAGTLSGNPMAMAAGHATLRLMTGAAYEKLERLSAKLADGLRERAAAAKVPVQVNRVGSMLTVFFAEQPVFDAASARAASTKRFGAFFHRMLEGGAYLPPSQFEAAFLSTAHSEGDVEQTLHASEAAFAEAAKV, from the coding sequence ATGAAGACCGAGCTGTCGGAGAAGCTGTTCGCCAAGGCGCAGACCCTGTTCCCGGGCGGCGTGAACTCGCCCGTGCGCGCGTTCCGCGGGGTCGGCGGGACGCCCCGCTTCATCGCCCGCGGCAAGGGCAGCCACCTGTTCGACGTGGACGGCAACGACTACGTCGACTACGTGCTCTCCTGGGGCCCGATGATCGTCGGGCACGCCCACCCCGAGGTGATGCGCGAGGTGCAGGACGCCATGAAGGAGGGGGCCTCCTTCGGCGCGCCGTCGCCGCGCGAGATCACCCTCGCCGAGCTGGTGCGCGAGCGGATGCCCTGGATCGAGAAGATGCGCTTCTGCTCCTCGGGCACCGAGGCGACCACCGCCGCCATCCGCGTCGCGCGCGGGTTCACGAGTCGTGACGACATCCTCAAGTTCGAGGGCTGCTACCACGGGGCGGGGGATCCGCTCCTCGTGAAGGCCGGCTCCGGGGTGGAGACGCTGGGCCTGCCCGACTCGCCGGGGGTCCCGGCAGATCTCGCCAAGCACACCCTCACGCTCCCCTACAACGACCTCGCCGCGGTGGAGCGGCTCTTCGCCGAGCGCGGCGGGAGCATCGCCTGCGTCATCATCGAGCCGGTGGTGGGCAACATGGGCGTGCTCGTCCCCAAGGACGGCTACCTCCAGGGGCTGCTCGCGCTGTGCCGCAAGCACGGCGCGCTCTTCATCGTGGACGAGGTGATGACCGGCTTCCGCGTCTCCTCCGGCGGCGCGTGCGGGCTCTTCGGCGTGCGGCCCGACCTCGTCACCTTCGGCAAGGTCATCGGCGGCGGGCTGCCGGTGGGGGCCTTCGGCGGGCGCGCCGACGTGATGGACAGGGTCGCGCCGGCGGGCCCCATCTACCAGGCGGGAACGCTCTCCGGGAACCCGATGGCCATGGCCGCCGGGCACGCCACGCTTCGGCTCATGACCGGCGCGGCCTACGAGAAGCTGGAGCGCCTCTCGGCGAAGCTCGCCGACGGGCTCCGCGAGCGCGCGGCGGCGGCGAAGGTGCCGGTGCAGGTGAACCGGGTCGGCTCGATGCTCACCGTGTTCTTCGCCGAGCAGCCCGTGTTCGACGCGGCGAGCGCGCGCGCCGCGTCCACGAAGCGCTTCGGCGCCTTCTTCCACCGCATGCTGGAGGGCGGGGCCTACCTGCCGCCCTCGCAGTTCGAGGCGGCCTTCCTCTCGACCGCGCACTCCGAGGGCGACGTGGAGCAGACGCTGCACGCCAGCGAGGCCGCCTTCGCCGAGGCCGCGAAGGTCTAG
- a CDS encoding lipopolysaccharide assembly protein LapB — protein sequence MSRRPTALAAAAALALALACSSPASRLEEANGRRHAGDAKGALAGYKGVLAELGDAPLPADEAAVRWKALKFAGDVSYLELGDYTGAISYYRRIVALYPGGKEAREARVQIGDIYRERFRDPLAAIAQYADVAASDAPEAPRYQLEVARAYLELGNWSQARTEARILREKWPDHALADEAQLLAAQAWSLEKRDDSALSAFQALIDRRPRPELVARALEGQALIHAQAGRFDRALELYAQALPIHPNPDAIRTNIEAVTGRRARARPATLPGDRAAAFR from the coding sequence GTGAGCCGTCGGCCGACCGCGCTCGCGGCCGCCGCGGCGCTCGCGCTCGCGCTCGCCTGCTCCTCGCCGGCGAGCCGGCTCGAGGAGGCCAACGGCCGGCGCCACGCGGGCGACGCGAAGGGCGCGCTCGCCGGCTACAAGGGCGTGCTGGCGGAGCTGGGCGACGCGCCGCTGCCGGCGGACGAGGCGGCGGTGCGCTGGAAGGCGCTCAAGTTCGCGGGCGACGTCTCGTACCTCGAGCTGGGCGACTACACCGGCGCGATCTCGTACTACCGGCGCATCGTGGCGCTCTACCCCGGCGGCAAGGAGGCGCGCGAGGCGCGCGTCCAGATCGGCGACATCTACCGGGAGCGCTTCCGCGACCCGCTCGCCGCCATCGCGCAGTACGCGGACGTCGCCGCCTCGGACGCGCCCGAGGCCCCGCGCTACCAGCTCGAGGTGGCGCGCGCCTACCTCGAGCTCGGCAACTGGTCGCAGGCCCGCACCGAGGCGCGCATCCTGCGGGAGAAGTGGCCGGATCACGCGCTCGCCGACGAGGCGCAGCTCCTCGCCGCCCAGGCGTGGTCGCTCGAGAAGCGCGACGACTCGGCGCTGTCCGCGTTCCAGGCGCTCATCGATCGCAGGCCGCGCCCGGAGCTGGTGGCGCGCGCCCTCGAGGGCCAGGCCCTGATCCACGCGCAGGCGGGCCGCTTCGACCGCGCCCTCGAGCTGTACGCCCAGGCGCTCCCCATCCACCCGAACCCCGACGCGATCCGGACCAACATCGAGGCGGTCACGGGGCGTCGCGCGCGGGCGAGGCCGGCGACGCTGCCCGGCGATCGCGCCGCCGCCTTCCGCTAG
- the atpE gene encoding ATP synthase F0 subunit C, giving the protein MTSTALAFLSAGIGAGLAVLGAGLGIGKLAAAAMEGSARQPTVAGDIRTSMIIAAALIEGATLFAIVVTLLLAIKA; this is encoded by the coding sequence ATGACCTCTACCGCTCTCGCGTTCCTCTCGGCCGGCATCGGCGCCGGCCTCGCCGTCCTCGGCGCCGGCCTCGGCATCGGCAAGCTCGCCGCCGCCGCCATGGAGGGCTCGGCCCGCCAGCCCACCGTCGCCGGCGACATCCGCACCTCGATGATCATCGCCGCCGCCCTCATCGAGGGCGCGACGCTCTTCGCGATCGTCGTGACCCTCCTCCTCGCCATCAAGGCGTAG
- the pdxA gene encoding 4-hydroxythreonine-4-phosphate dehydrogenase PdxA has protein sequence MTGRRRRDVRVAAPRATSTPRAPARRAVPRARAGRASPPVLPRIAVSLGDPSGVGAEVTAKALAALAGQLVPYVFGDARVLARELAGSGLPCVLAGAPLPPEGALVAVTRLPAGAVRPGRPDPRAGAAQLAALEAAFEAIRRGDADALTTAPVSKAQVARALPGFVGHTEWLEARCGVGRSVMMLAGEKLKVALVTNHVAFWKLRRALTPERIAETLALTHRALREDLGLARPRLALAALNPHAGEEGAFGAEETTLLAGALSRAARAGARAQGPFPADSVFFRAALGEFDAVVALYHDQGLIPVKLLDAVCADPAVNVTLGLPIVRTSPDHGVAYDIAGHGVANPASMIAALKLAARIAAVRAQAPRRWRR, from the coding sequence GTGACCGGGCGGCGCCGCAGGGACGTGCGCGTCGCGGCGCCCCGCGCCACCTCCACCCCCCGCGCGCCGGCTCGCCGCGCCGTCCCGAGGGCGCGGGCCGGGCGCGCCTCCCCGCCCGTCCTGCCGCGCATCGCCGTCAGCCTGGGCGACCCGTCGGGCGTCGGCGCCGAGGTGACCGCGAAGGCGCTCGCCGCCCTCGCCGGCCAGCTCGTCCCGTACGTCTTCGGCGACGCCCGCGTGCTCGCCCGCGAGCTCGCCGGCAGCGGCCTCCCCTGCGTCCTCGCCGGCGCGCCCCTCCCTCCGGAGGGCGCGCTCGTCGCGGTCACCCGGCTGCCCGCCGGCGCGGTGCGCCCCGGCCGCCCCGATCCGCGCGCCGGGGCGGCGCAGCTCGCGGCGCTCGAGGCCGCCTTCGAGGCGATCCGGCGCGGCGACGCCGACGCGCTCACCACCGCGCCCGTGTCGAAGGCCCAGGTCGCGCGCGCGCTCCCAGGCTTCGTCGGCCACACCGAGTGGCTCGAGGCGCGCTGCGGCGTCGGCCGCTCGGTGATGATGCTCGCGGGCGAGAAGCTGAAGGTGGCGCTCGTCACGAACCACGTGGCCTTCTGGAAGCTGCGGCGCGCGCTCACGCCCGAGCGCATCGCCGAGACGCTCGCCCTCACCCACCGCGCCCTGCGCGAGGACCTCGGCCTCGCCCGCCCGCGCCTCGCCCTCGCCGCCCTGAATCCTCACGCGGGCGAGGAGGGCGCCTTCGGCGCCGAGGAGACCACCCTCCTCGCCGGCGCGCTCTCCCGCGCGGCGCGCGCCGGCGCCCGCGCGCAGGGCCCGTTCCCCGCCGACTCGGTGTTCTTCCGCGCCGCCCTGGGCGAGTTCGACGCGGTGGTGGCGCTCTACCACGACCAGGGGCTCATCCCGGTGAAGCTCCTCGACGCGGTGTGCGCCGACCCGGCGGTGAACGTGACGCTCGGGCTCCCCATCGTGCGGACGAGCCCGGACCACGGCGTCGCCTACGACATCGCCGGGCACGGCGTCGCGAACCCGGCGTCCATGATCGCCGCGCTGAAGCTCGCCGCGCGCATCGCCGCCGTGCGCGCGCAGGCGCCGCGACGCTGGCGGCGCTGA
- a CDS encoding aminotransferase class V-fold PLP-dependent enzyme produces MGPGWAERFAPFEGVAYLDAASQGPIPLAASRAGREALALKERPWRIGTPTYVSAVAEVRALAARLLGAREESVALVTGAGQVVNVVARGLELGEGDEIVLARHEFPSNELPWRWLARRGVAVRVVEPDHPTGAVSAERLAEAVGPRTRVVAFAHVSYLHGGRIEPGPVVEAARRFGAVTVVDGSQAAGALPFDFGGSGVDVYAASAYKFLLGPYGCGLGLFSPQVLDRLAVGDVNWWSVRGAEDFNHLPEHIELFPGAQRYDAHETAAFFNLLPLAESLRLLLEATPAVVQAHARALGDRLLERLPAGFSPASPLEPGARSHLLCLRAQTAAATQAAFERLRAAKVWVALRGDRIRVSPHLYSGLEDVERLVAALAPGGRGGGGPVGV; encoded by the coding sequence ATGGGGCCAGGCTGGGCGGAGCGCTTCGCGCCGTTCGAGGGCGTCGCCTACCTCGACGCCGCGAGCCAGGGTCCCATCCCGCTCGCGGCGTCGCGCGCCGGCCGGGAGGCCCTCGCGCTGAAGGAGCGTCCCTGGCGCATCGGCACGCCGACCTACGTGTCGGCGGTGGCCGAGGTGCGCGCGCTGGCGGCCCGCCTCCTGGGCGCCCGGGAGGAGTCGGTCGCGCTCGTCACCGGCGCGGGCCAGGTGGTGAACGTGGTCGCCCGCGGGCTCGAGCTGGGCGAGGGGGACGAGATCGTCCTCGCGCGCCACGAGTTCCCCTCGAACGAGCTGCCCTGGCGCTGGCTCGCCCGCCGCGGCGTCGCCGTGCGCGTCGTGGAGCCGGACCACCCGACCGGCGCGGTGTCGGCCGAGCGGCTCGCCGAGGCGGTGGGGCCGCGCACGCGCGTGGTCGCGTTCGCCCACGTGTCCTACCTGCACGGCGGCCGCATCGAGCCGGGCCCGGTGGTCGAGGCGGCGCGGCGCTTCGGCGCCGTCACGGTGGTGGACGGGAGCCAGGCCGCGGGCGCGCTGCCGTTCGACTTCGGCGGCTCCGGCGTCGACGTCTACGCCGCCTCCGCCTACAAGTTCCTGCTCGGCCCGTACGGCTGCGGGCTCGGGTTGTTCTCGCCGCAGGTGCTGGACCGGCTGGCGGTGGGTGACGTGAACTGGTGGTCCGTGCGGGGAGCGGAGGACTTCAACCACCTCCCCGAGCACATCGAGCTCTTCCCCGGCGCCCAGCGCTACGACGCGCACGAGACCGCCGCCTTCTTCAACCTGCTCCCCCTCGCCGAGTCGCTGCGCCTGCTCCTCGAGGCGACGCCCGCGGTGGTCCAGGCGCACGCCCGCGCGCTCGGCGATCGCCTCCTCGAGCGGCTGCCGGCGGGCTTCTCCCCGGCGAGCCCGCTCGAGCCGGGGGCGCGCAGCCACCTCCTGTGCCTCCGGGCCCAGACGGCGGCCGCCACCCAGGCGGCCTTCGAGCGCCTCCGCGCGGCGAAGGTCTGGGTCGCCCTCCGCGGCGATCGGATCCGAGTGTCGCCGCACCTTTACAGCGGCCTGGAGGACGTCGAACGGCTCGTCGCCGCGCTGGCGCCGGGGGGCCGGGGCGGGGGCGGTCCCGTGGGGGTGTGA
- a CDS encoding AtpZ/AtpI family protein → MAGPGDRESSEDKGLSSLAQGYRKAAPYMGASTTLVAAVGVFTAVGIWVDRKVGTEVPWFTILGAVLGMAGGFISFFKQVLGSSRKRNGS, encoded by the coding sequence TTGGCGGGTCCCGGCGATCGCGAGTCGAGCGAGGACAAGGGCCTCTCCAGCCTCGCTCAGGGATACCGCAAGGCGGCGCCGTACATGGGCGCCTCCACCACCCTGGTCGCGGCGGTGGGGGTCTTCACCGCCGTCGGCATCTGGGTCGACCGGAAGGTGGGCACCGAGGTGCCCTGGTTCACCATCCTCGGCGCGGTGCTCGGGATGGCGGGCGGGTTCATCAGCTTCTTCAAGCAGGTGCTGGGGTCGTCGAGGAAGAGGAACGGATCGTGA
- a CDS encoding peptidylprolyl isomerase has protein sequence MIAALPLLALLAAAPADKPPIVDRVAALVNGEVVTLSELAERAGPALLKAEQLPAGAERESAQTAALKRAFDDVVAERLLQSKAAELQLEATEAQVDEAVEDIKRRNGFDDAALERALKEQGIDRATFRANVKREYDAFLVLQYQVRSKVKVSDDDLRNYYQSHPQEFGGEDEVKVRHIFLPMPEGATKAQQAKVEDQMNRVLQRLKTGEDFAAVAREVSKGPSAAEGGDLGWLRRGTIDKALEDTAFALQAGQLSQPVRAGPGLHLFKVEERRVAGEKSFEDAKEEIRAHLVDQQAGTYRQQLIAELRRDALIEAKLPELAQ, from the coding sequence TTGATCGCTGCCCTCCCCCTGCTCGCCCTCCTCGCCGCCGCCCCGGCGGACAAGCCCCCGATCGTCGACCGCGTCGCGGCGCTGGTGAACGGCGAGGTCGTCACCCTCTCCGAGCTCGCCGAGCGCGCCGGCCCGGCGCTCCTCAAGGCCGAGCAGCTCCCCGCCGGCGCAGAGCGAGAGTCGGCCCAGACCGCGGCGCTGAAGCGGGCCTTCGACGACGTGGTGGCCGAGCGCCTGCTGCAGTCCAAGGCGGCCGAGCTGCAGCTCGAGGCCACCGAGGCGCAGGTCGACGAGGCGGTGGAGGACATCAAGCGGCGCAACGGCTTCGACGACGCCGCCCTCGAGCGCGCGCTGAAGGAGCAGGGCATCGATCGCGCCACCTTCCGCGCCAACGTGAAGCGCGAGTACGACGCCTTCCTGGTGCTGCAGTACCAGGTGCGCTCCAAGGTGAAGGTGTCGGACGACGACCTGCGCAACTACTACCAGTCCCACCCGCAGGAGTTCGGCGGCGAGGACGAGGTGAAGGTCCGCCACATCTTCCTGCCGATGCCGGAGGGCGCCACGAAGGCGCAGCAGGCGAAGGTGGAGGACCAGATGAACCGCGTCCTGCAGCGGCTCAAGACCGGCGAGGACTTCGCCGCCGTCGCCCGCGAGGTGTCGAAGGGCCCCTCCGCGGCCGAGGGCGGCGACCTCGGGTGGCTCCGGCGCGGCACCATCGACAAGGCGCTCGAGGACACCGCCTTCGCCCTCCAGGCCGGCCAGCTCTCGCAGCCGGTGCGAGCGGGCCCGGGCCTCCACCTCTTCAAGGTGGAGGAGCGGCGGGTCGCCGGGGAGAAGTCGTTCGAGGACGCGAAGGAGGAGATCCGCGCCCACCTCGTCGACCAGCAGGCGGGCACCTACCGGCAGCAGCTCATCGCCGAGCTGCGCCGCGACGCCCTCATCGAGGCGAAGCTCCCCGAGCTGGCGCAGTGA
- the ychF gene encoding redox-regulated ATPase YchF: MGLSIGIVGLPNVGKSTLFNALLGAAQAAAANYPFCTIEPNVGVVPVPDRRLERLAALFKPKKTTPTTLEFVDIAGLVAGASKGEGLGNQFLGNIRQVDAIAHVLRCFEDPDVVHVAGKVDPRGDKDVVETELMLKDLDSVEKRRERAMKNAKAPGKPGELAKAELAALDRAKAGLEAGTPVRAQKLSDDDRALLADLFLLTSKPVLYIANVHESQLGKEASDPSIQAVKAMAEAEGAGMVEISGKVESELAALAAEERAEYLASLGLEEPGLDRLVHAGYRLLGLITYFTAGEDECRAWTVKQGAHAPQAAGVIHSDFEKGFIKAEVIRIEDLLELKTEAACREKGKLRIEGKEYVVQDGDVMHFRFNV; the protein is encoded by the coding sequence ATGGGTCTCTCGATCGGCATCGTCGGCCTCCCCAACGTGGGGAAGTCCACCCTCTTCAACGCGCTGCTCGGCGCCGCCCAGGCCGCCGCGGCCAACTACCCGTTCTGCACCATCGAGCCGAACGTGGGGGTGGTCCCGGTCCCCGACCGCCGGCTCGAGCGGCTGGCCGCCCTCTTCAAGCCGAAGAAGACCACCCCCACCACCCTCGAGTTCGTGGACATCGCCGGCCTCGTCGCCGGCGCCTCCAAGGGCGAGGGGCTCGGCAACCAGTTCCTCGGCAACATCCGCCAGGTGGACGCCATCGCCCACGTGCTGCGCTGCTTCGAGGACCCCGACGTCGTGCACGTGGCCGGCAAGGTCGATCCGCGCGGCGACAAGGACGTCGTCGAGACCGAGCTCATGCTGAAGGACCTCGACTCGGTCGAGAAGCGCCGCGAGCGGGCCATGAAGAACGCGAAGGCGCCGGGGAAGCCGGGCGAGCTCGCCAAGGCGGAGCTCGCCGCCCTCGACCGGGCCAAGGCCGGGCTCGAGGCGGGCACGCCGGTCCGCGCGCAGAAGCTCTCCGACGACGATCGCGCCCTGCTCGCGGATCTGTTCCTCCTCACCTCGAAGCCGGTGCTGTACATCGCCAACGTGCACGAGTCGCAGCTCGGCAAGGAGGCCAGCGACCCGAGCATCCAGGCGGTGAAGGCGATGGCCGAGGCGGAGGGCGCCGGCATGGTCGAGATCTCCGGCAAGGTGGAGTCCGAGCTCGCCGCCCTCGCGGCGGAGGAGCGCGCCGAGTACCTCGCCTCGCTCGGGCTCGAGGAGCCGGGCCTCGACCGGCTGGTCCACGCCGGCTACCGGCTGCTCGGGCTCATCACCTACTTCACCGCCGGCGAGGACGAGTGCCGCGCCTGGACCGTGAAGCAGGGGGCCCACGCGCCGCAGGCGGCGGGCGTCATCCACTCCGACTTCGAGAAGGGCTTCATCAAGGCGGAGGTGATCCGCATCGAGGACCTCCTCGAGCTGAAGACCGAGGCCGCCTGCCGCGAGAAGGGCAAGCTGCGCATCGAGGGCAAGGAGTACGTCGTCCAGGACGGCGACGTGATGCACTTCAGGTTCAATGTGTAG
- the atpF gene encoding F0F1 ATP synthase subunit B gives MVSFPVLAAGGITDINPGLTLWTGITFLVLLFVLGKFAWGPIVKMLAERERTIREAIDSAKRERTEAERLLAEQKALLGKAAREAAELARRNQQEVEAMRQELTARARKEADDLVATARKQIEEEKTKAMSELRAVVADLAIDAASRLVKANLDDASQRKLVEDYIAQLPANRAA, from the coding sequence ATGGTCTCCTTCCCCGTCCTCGCCGCCGGCGGAATCACCGACATCAACCCCGGCCTCACCCTCTGGACCGGCATCACGTTCCTCGTGCTGCTCTTCGTCCTCGGGAAGTTCGCCTGGGGCCCGATCGTCAAGATGCTCGCCGAGCGGGAGCGCACCATCCGCGAGGCGATCGACTCCGCGAAGCGGGAGCGCACGGAGGCGGAGCGGCTCCTCGCCGAGCAGAAGGCCCTGCTCGGCAAGGCGGCGCGTGAGGCCGCCGAGCTCGCGCGGCGCAACCAGCAGGAGGTGGAGGCGATGCGGCAGGAGCTGACCGCCCGCGCCCGCAAGGAGGCGGACGATCTCGTCGCCACCGCCCGCAAGCAGATCGAGGAGGAGAAGACGAAGGCGATGTCGGAGCTCCGCGCGGTCGTCGCGGACCTCGCCATCGACGCGGCCTCCCGCCTCGTGAAGGCGAACCTCGACGACGCCTCGCAGCGCAAGCTCGTCGAGGACTACATCGCGCAGCTCCCGGCGAACCGCGCCGCCTAG
- a CDS encoding F0F1 ATP synthase subunit A, translating to MTAASLVTLALSLSLAQAAGHAGEHGAPAPEVATPAEGHGARDAAGAATDPHGAAAEHGAAAHEDPAQHGAAGAEAGHDESLGAVMMHHVADGYVLELPGFCGGLSWACHVDLRDVFGTEHVSEIDAHGHAVERNVSGPLVFGKVDMTPTKHVVMMWIASAILLLVVFAAVRKKSLVPRGLYNFIEMLVQFVRNEIAVKNIGEKDADRFVPYLVSAFFFILFLNLFGLVPFAATATANISVTVMMAVFTFLITQYAQIRAVGVGGYFAHMTGGVPKSLWPLWFIMIPVEFLGLFTKPFALTVRLFANMVAGHFVILALLGLIFALNSQWIAIASVPMALSIYMLELFVAFVQAYIFTMLSSLFIGSVVAHHGHEDEHEEHGHGAAATGGAHGSHGSHVAGASPGHG from the coding sequence ATGACCGCCGCCAGCCTCGTCACCCTCGCCCTCTCGCTGTCCCTCGCGCAGGCCGCTGGTCACGCCGGCGAGCACGGCGCCCCCGCGCCCGAGGTCGCCACCCCGGCCGAGGGGCACGGCGCGCGCGACGCGGCCGGGGCCGCCACCGACCCGCACGGCGCGGCCGCCGAGCACGGCGCCGCCGCGCACGAGGACCCGGCGCAGCACGGCGCGGCGGGCGCGGAGGCCGGCCACGACGAGAGCCTCGGCGCGGTGATGATGCACCACGTGGCCGACGGCTACGTGCTGGAGCTCCCCGGCTTCTGCGGCGGCCTCTCGTGGGCCTGCCACGTCGACCTGCGCGACGTCTTCGGCACCGAGCACGTCAGCGAGATCGACGCCCACGGCCACGCGGTGGAGCGGAACGTGAGCGGCCCGCTCGTCTTCGGCAAGGTCGACATGACCCCCACGAAGCACGTGGTGATGATGTGGATCGCCTCGGCGATCCTCCTCCTCGTCGTGTTCGCGGCGGTCCGCAAGAAGAGCCTCGTCCCGCGCGGCCTCTACAACTTCATCGAGATGCTCGTGCAGTTCGTGCGCAACGAGATCGCGGTGAAGAACATCGGCGAGAAGGACGCGGACCGCTTCGTGCCGTACCTCGTCTCCGCCTTCTTCTTCATCCTCTTCCTGAACCTCTTCGGCCTCGTGCCCTTCGCCGCCACCGCCACCGCGAACATCTCGGTGACGGTGATGATGGCGGTGTTCACCTTCCTCATCACCCAGTACGCGCAGATCAGGGCGGTGGGGGTGGGCGGGTACTTCGCGCACATGACGGGCGGCGTGCCGAAGTCGCTCTGGCCGCTGTGGTTCATCATGATCCCGGTCGAGTTCCTCGGCCTGTTCACGAAGCCCTTCGCCCTCACCGTCCGTCTCTTCGCCAACATGGTGGCGGGCCACTTCGTCATCCTGGCCCTGCTCGGCCTCATCTTCGCGCTGAACTCGCAGTGGATCGCGATCGCCTCCGTCCCGATGGCGCTCTCCATCTACATGCTCGAGCTCTTCGTGGCCTTCGTGCAGGCCTACATCTTCACCATGCTCTCCTCGCTGTTCATCGGCTCCGTCGTGGCGCACCACGGCCACGAGGACGAGCACGAGGAGCACGGGCACGGCGCGGCCGCCACGGGCGGGGCGCACGGCTCTCACGGTTCTCACGTGGCGGGGGCGTCCCCCGGCCATGGGTAG
- a CDS encoding phosphatase PAP2 family protein, translated as MTRALARASLVAAFLAAPGAVTAQAADDLRVDLVASAAVLAGAAALGGADPVAPPGSCLICGAGALDRDVRAMLRLPAPGAAGGARRASDALAYAVFPAGAVTLSAVAALHERAPIRLLEDALVVGEAAIVAAHVNAVAKGLFARPRPTDDATTGRSFYSAHTSRAFSLAVAAATVSTLRRRPAAPWVWLVGLGLAGGVGYLRVASDAHWATDVLAGAAAGSAIGFAVPWLVHRRAGRSTSLVAVSPAPGGLAIVF; from the coding sequence ATGACCCGCGCCCTCGCCCGAGCCTCCCTCGTCGCCGCCTTCCTCGCGGCCCCGGGCGCGGTCACGGCCCAGGCGGCGGACGACCTGCGCGTGGACCTCGTGGCGAGCGCCGCGGTGCTCGCGGGAGCGGCCGCCCTCGGGGGCGCCGATCCCGTCGCGCCTCCCGGGAGCTGCCTCATCTGCGGGGCGGGCGCGCTGGATCGCGACGTCCGCGCGATGCTCCGGCTGCCGGCGCCGGGCGCCGCGGGGGGCGCCCGCCGCGCCTCCGACGCGCTCGCTTACGCGGTGTTCCCTGCGGGCGCCGTCACCCTCTCCGCCGTCGCCGCGCTCCACGAGCGCGCCCCCATCCGCCTCCTCGAGGACGCGCTCGTCGTGGGCGAGGCGGCGATCGTCGCCGCGCACGTGAACGCCGTCGCGAAGGGGCTGTTCGCCCGGCCGCGCCCGACCGACGACGCGACGACCGGGCGCAGCTTCTACTCCGCCCACACCTCGCGGGCGTTCTCGCTCGCCGTCGCCGCGGCGACCGTCTCGACGCTGCGCCGCCGCCCGGCGGCGCCCTGGGTGTGGCTCGTCGGCCTCGGGCTCGCCGGTGGCGTCGGCTACCTGCGCGTCGCGAGCGACGCGCACTGGGCCACGGACGTGCTCGCCGGGGCGGCGGCCGGGAGCGCCATCGGCTTCGCGGTCCCCTGGCTCGTGCACCGGCGGGCAGGACGGTCGACGAGCCTCGTCGCGGTCTCCCCCGCGCCGGGCGGCCTCGCGATCGTGTTTTGA